A single window of Arcobacter venerupis DNA harbors:
- a CDS encoding DUF1656 domain-containing protein, producing MNLVVTLLGNEIPTMVVIFIIVGIVQILINRILADLGVYNYVWHPGLFRTALFVALFAATSLLIYK from the coding sequence ATGAATTTAGTTGTTACATTGTTAGGAAATGAAATACCAACAATGGTAGTAATTTTTATAATAGTAGGTATTGTTCAAATTTTGATAAATAGAATTTTAGCTGATCTTGGAGTTTATAATTATGTTTGGCATCCAGGATTGTTTAGAACAGCACTTTTTGTAGCACTTTTTGCTGCTACATCACTTTTGATTTATAAATAA
- a CDS encoding c-type cytochrome — MKSMVIGGIILIIALLAGTYFVAGDAFNGDDYINSLTMLGAVAIITITVFVALKYVNQMKNDTASGELAEEKWDGIGEYKNQVPTGWALAFIGTIIWMFWYFTVGYPINGFSQVGQWNEETLEYNAKFEKKWENPSDETLKAMGQSTFLVQCAPCHGVDAEGIDGKAHNLTKRMSKEQVVYVIKNGANNLKTVYPAGMPPMMLTEDADINAVADYVAGGFKGEQPASFATCAGCHGDDGKGMEFVAPNIRAYDDALVTAVLKNGKKGAIGSMPSFDGRLNETQEKALATYLRSIGE; from the coding sequence ATGAAATCTATGGTTATAGGTGGAATAATTCTTATCATCGCTTTATTAGCAGGAACTTACTTTGTAGCAGGTGATGCTTTTAATGGTGATGATTATATTAACAGCTTAACAATGCTGGGTGCAGTAGCTATTATTACAATTACTGTATTTGTTGCATTAAAATATGTTAATCAAATGAAAAATGATACAGCAAGTGGTGAATTAGCAGAAGAGAAATGGGATGGGATTGGTGAATATAAAAACCAAGTTCCAACTGGTTGGGCATTAGCATTTATAGGAACAATAATTTGGATGTTCTGGTATTTTACTGTTGGTTATCCAATAAATGGATTTTCACAAGTTGGTCAATGGAATGAAGAGACATTAGAATATAATGCAAAATTTGAGAAGAAATGGGAAAACCCATCAGATGAGACTTTAAAAGCTATGGGTCAATCAACTTTCTTAGTACAATGTGCACCTTGTCATGGTGTAGATGCTGAGGGAATTGATGGTAAAGCTCATAACTTAACAAAAAGAATGTCAAAAGAGCAAGTTGTTTATGTTATTAAAAATGGTGCGAATAACTTAAAAACAGTATATCCAGCTGGAATGCCTCCAATGATGTTAACAGAAGATGCAGATATAAATGCAGTTGCTGATTATGTTGCTGGTGGATTTAAAGGTGAACAACCTGCTTCATTTGCTACTTGTGCTGGTTGTCATGGTGATGATGGAAAAGGTATGGAGTTTGTAGCTCCAAATATCAGAGCTTATGATGATGCTTTAGTAACAGCTGTACTAAAAAATGGTAAAAAAGGTGCTATTGGATCAATGCCAAGTTTTGATGGTAGATTAAATGAGACACAAGAGAAAGCATTAGCTACATACTTAAGAAGTATAGGAGAGTAA
- a CDS encoding FUSC family protein — protein sequence MSKVKFGILKLALQEWINSDLTIIVYVVKLTISALIAMSVSMFLNLSSPQTSVFTVFIVMQMYSGMVFSKSFYRFLGTTIGFIISLVLTSAFSQDRVWFMGFFTIWIAICAAAGFKYRNFISYGFVLSGYTVALIVLPNIHNPLSVYGFAIERFSEVVVGLLSASVISEVVFPKKLSDTLFASEKQRYKNIFLSILDTNNIFSKENSTSNFSKNILGSDALRVNSIFESNINKKDKMYYQRLNSEFMHLSVTFHSLKNIINSISNNEKIEKNVILSLQEIYEPIKTFLEKYSDSLFEHNVENIVSELETTKIKIKERIVLKKEKFKDLDFDLQNDFNSSSFLVVRFFDEFSQYTKTYISFLNSKLRNEEAEVVTQSLKFSTYTDNLLVLLASFRAVVVLIVMTIFWIITAWGYAPFAIISAVATTLMFSSNPNPIDASKSFLKGSILSFFVAGIYNFYLIPTYVSDIPTFCFVMAPVFAIAAWLGTSPQRGLFAFGFIFIIITVCSMNLYYSMDYITYFETSIASLIGIIVAGVAYELVNSWSESWTKRRVSNLLVNRIIKLINEKKDLRRVVLESRGLDLIQHFSTQGRLNPQSNILIFQWLLSSIEIARAIIDIKNLLKEFKKDNQPKFVYEILNSIKDYFSLKDEKKKEKIFFKIREEFIELEKNRVYKSAIEQKIMQNILVEISLIYTLMLNKISLPSKG from the coding sequence ATGTCAAAGGTTAAATTTGGCATTTTAAAACTTGCTTTGCAAGAGTGGATAAATAGTGATTTAACAATTATTGTTTATGTTGTTAAATTGACTATTTCTGCATTGATTGCAATGAGTGTATCTATGTTTCTAAATCTTTCAAGTCCACAAACTTCTGTATTTACTGTTTTTATAGTAATGCAAATGTATAGTGGAATGGTTTTTTCAAAAAGTTTTTATAGATTTTTAGGTACAACTATAGGATTTATTATCTCTTTAGTTTTAACTTCTGCCTTTTCTCAAGATAGAGTTTGGTTTATGGGGTTTTTTACTATTTGGATAGCAATTTGTGCAGCAGCAGGATTTAAATATAGAAACTTTATCTCTTATGGATTTGTTCTCTCTGGTTATACTGTTGCCTTAATTGTTTTACCAAATATTCATAACCCTTTAAGTGTTTACGGCTTTGCAATTGAAAGATTTTCAGAAGTTGTAGTTGGTTTATTAAGTGCTAGTGTAATAAGTGAAGTTGTGTTTCCAAAAAAATTATCAGATACACTATTTGCAAGTGAAAAACAAAGATATAAAAATATTTTTTTATCGATTTTAGATACAAATAATATTTTTAGTAAAGAAAATAGTACTTCAAATTTTTCAAAAAATATTTTAGGTTCAGATGCTCTTAGAGTAAATAGTATATTTGAAAGTAATATAAATAAAAAAGATAAGATGTATTATCAAAGATTAAATTCTGAATTTATGCATTTATCCGTTACTTTTCACTCTTTAAAAAATATCATAAATAGTATTTCCAATAATGAAAAAATAGAGAAAAATGTAATTTTATCATTGCAAGAGATTTATGAACCAATAAAAACTTTTTTGGAAAAATATTCTGATAGTTTATTTGAACATAATGTTGAAAATATAGTAAGTGAACTTGAAACAACAAAAATAAAAATAAAAGAGAGAATAGTTTTAAAAAAAGAAAAATTCAAAGATTTAGATTTTGATTTACAAAATGATTTTAATTCATCATCCTTTTTAGTAGTACGATTTTTTGATGAATTTTCACAATATACAAAAACATATATATCATTTTTGAATAGTAAGTTAAGAAATGAAGAAGCTGAAGTAGTTACTCAATCATTAAAATTTTCAACTTATACTGATAATTTACTTGTACTTTTAGCCTCATTTAGAGCAGTAGTTGTTTTAATAGTTATGACAATATTTTGGATAATTACAGCTTGGGGTTATGCTCCTTTTGCGATTATCTCAGCTGTTGCAACCACTCTTATGTTTAGTTCTAATCCAAATCCAATAGATGCAAGTAAAAGTTTTTTAAAAGGTTCAATTTTATCTTTTTTTGTAGCGGGAATTTATAATTTTTATTTAATACCAACTTATGTTAGTGATATACCAACTTTTTGTTTTGTAATGGCACCTGTTTTTGCAATAGCTGCATGGCTTGGAACTTCACCTCAAAGAGGATTATTTGCATTTGGATTTATTTTTATTATTATTACTGTTTGTTCGATGAATTTATATTATAGTATGGATTATATTACTTATTTTGAAACAAGTATTGCTTCTTTGATAGGAATTATAGTTGCTGGTGTTGCTTATGAACTTGTAAATTCTTGGTCTGAATCTTGGACAAAAAGAAGAGTATCAAATCTTTTAGTAAATAGAATAATAAAATTAATCAATGAGAAGAAGGATTTAAGAAGAGTAGTTTTAGAAAGTCGTGGTTTAGATTTGATTCAACATTTTTCAACTCAAGGAAGATTAAATCCTCAATCAAATATTTTAATCTTTCAATGGTTACTTTCAAGTATTGAAATAGCTAGGGCAATCATAGATATAAAAAATTTATTAAAAGAGTTTAAAAAAGACAATCAACCAAAATTTGTTTATGAAATTTTAAATTCAATTAAAGATTATTTTTCTTTAAAAGATGAAAAGAAAAAAGAAAAAATCTTTTTTAAGATTAGAGAAGAGTTTATAGAATTAGAAAAAAATAGAGTATATAAATCAGCTATTGAACAAAAAATTATGCAAAATATTTTAGTTGAGATTTCTTTGATTTATACTCTTATGTTAAATAAAATATCACTACCCTCAAAAGGATAA
- a CDS encoding DUF4006 family protein has product MAGNTQMNENERGTFKLNGITGMLVAVVLLLTILGVLTFNGIKVQQNEASNFYKINQDLNGLKMNSSDNYKQYQLVGSGK; this is encoded by the coding sequence ATGGCTGGAAATACACAAATGAATGAGAATGAGAGAGGGACTTTTAAACTAAATGGTATTACAGGTATGTTAGTAGCAGTTGTATTGTTATTAACAATATTAGGTGTATTAACATTTAATGGGATAAAAGTACAACAAAATGAGGCTAGTAATTTTTATAAAATCAATCAAGATTTGAATGGTTTAAAAATGAATAGTTCAGATAATTATAAACAGTATCAACTTGTTGGTTCTGGTAAATAA
- a CDS encoding CcoQ/FixQ family Cbb3-type cytochrome c oxidase assembly chaperone: MDYETLLTLQGYAKFFLILVIFIIFYSYAYSIYKRDKTGERDYEKYSKLVHDDSSVSVPLEERKNDKDIDNKEK, from the coding sequence ATGGATTATGAAACACTTTTAACATTACAAGGGTATGCTAAATTCTTTTTGATTTTAGTAATATTTATTATTTTTTACTCTTATGCTTATTCAATATATAAAAGGGATAAAACAGGAGAGAGAGATTATGAAAAATATTCAAAACTTGTACATGATGATTCAAGTGTTTCAGTTCCTCTTGAAGAAAGAAAAAATGATAAAGATATAGATAATAAGGAGAAATAA
- a CDS encoding MarR family winged helix-turn-helix transcriptional regulator — protein MNYTLEEYLGIKVAKVRNSIKSEMEIALLPYEITTTQFVVLLKLCEKDKMTQKDLAIETNHKQSALTLILDKLESKKLIIRQAKENDRRAYLIAITKEGIELENKLIIIAKELEKRILDGISETQKKEFLYILDKIYYNLNKDK, from the coding sequence ATGAATTATACATTAGAAGAGTATCTTGGAATAAAAGTTGCAAAAGTTAGAAATAGTATAAAAAGTGAGATGGAAATTGCACTTTTACCATATGAAATAACAACAACTCAATTTGTTGTATTATTAAAATTATGTGAAAAAGATAAAATGACTCAAAAAGATTTAGCAATTGAGACAAATCACAAACAATCTGCTTTAACACTTATTCTTGATAAACTTGAATCAAAAAAATTAATAATTAGACAAGCAAAAGAAAATGACCGTAGAGCATATTTAATAGCAATAACAAAAGAGGGTATTGAACTAGAAAATAAATTAATAATAATTGCAAAAGAGCTAGAAAAAAGAATTTTAGATGGAATTTCTGAGACTCAGAAAAAAGAGTTTTTATATATTTTAGATAAAATTTATTACAATTTAAACAAAGATAAATGA
- a CDS encoding TolC family protein has product MQIKSFIYIIFCSFILIACVPKINKIEKNDESKISDELKIIKEYKSKDELTIKWWESFQDLQLNLIITKALEESNSLKSIKQRYEKANAIIKSVESENLPNISFESDVTRQRFSENHIFPAPLGGGEFTTYHVGTTLDYKFDFWDERKSKIKSVKNRAYAQLAFIEQSKLDLSLAITQLYLSWNFNEKKVEILEEIAKILDNESKLLKEKYDIGLADEVSLNNKKAQISQIKYNIYSIEEIIKGQKASICILGGFLPSFAQNLKKPNVNSSTNLSIPKDINLNLLSNRADVIIQKYIVLSNDENINVAATKFYPNINLSGVLGFTSFLSNDFLSKASSVPSVGFAVDLPIFDWGKRAANLDEKVVEYNSSIYEYNDIVNKAVNEVIGVLNKIEYKNLQIRMHNEEQKSVELNEKIANKRFQIGLNDKIFYFDSKINSLMIHIVEMELLESHSKLELELIKSIGGGFKEENLKNVKG; this is encoded by the coding sequence ATGCAGATAAAGAGTTTTATTTATATCATTTTTTGCAGTTTTATTTTAATAGCTTGTGTTCCTAAAATTAATAAAATAGAAAAAAATGATGAGTCAAAGATATCGGATGAATTAAAAATAATCAAAGAATATAAGAGTAAAGATGAATTAACTATTAAATGGTGGGAATCTTTTCAAGACTTACAACTAAATTTAATTATAACAAAAGCTTTAGAAGAATCAAATTCATTAAAAAGTATAAAACAAAGATATGAAAAAGCAAATGCAATAATTAAATCAGTTGAATCAGAGAATTTACCTAATATCTCTTTTGAATCAGATGTAACAAGACAGAGATTTAGTGAAAACCATATATTTCCAGCTCCTCTTGGTGGTGGCGAATTCACAACTTATCATGTAGGAACAACACTTGATTATAAATTTGATTTTTGGGATGAACGGAAATCAAAAATTAAATCTGTAAAGAATAGAGCTTATGCCCAATTGGCATTTATTGAACAAAGTAAATTAGATTTATCTTTAGCTATAACGCAACTTTATTTATCATGGAATTTTAATGAAAAAAAAGTAGAGATTTTAGAAGAGATTGCAAAAATATTAGATAATGAATCAAAATTGTTAAAAGAAAAATACGATATCGGATTAGCTGATGAAGTTTCATTAAATAACAAAAAAGCTCAAATTTCTCAAATAAAATATAATATATATTCTATTGAAGAGATAATCAAAGGCCAAAAAGCAAGTATTTGTATTTTGGGTGGATTTTTACCATCATTTGCCCAAAACTTGAAAAAACCAAATGTAAATAGTTCAACTAATCTATCAATTCCTAAAGATATTAATTTAAATTTATTATCAAATAGAGCTGATGTTATAATTCAGAAATATATAGTTTTAAGTAATGATGAAAATATTAATGTAGCAGCTACAAAGTTTTATCCAAATATTAATTTGTCAGGAGTATTAGGATTTACTTCTTTCTTATCAAATGATTTTTTATCAAAAGCTTCAAGTGTACCATCTGTTGGATTTGCAGTTGATTTACCAATTTTTGACTGGGGGAAAAGAGCAGCTAATTTAGATGAAAAAGTAGTTGAATATAATAGTTCAATCTATGAGTATAATGATATTGTTAATAAAGCAGTAAATGAAGTTATAGGTGTATTAAATAAAATAGAATATAAAAATTTGCAGATAAGAATGCATAATGAAGAGCAAAAATCTGTTGAATTAAATGAAAAAATTGCAAATAAAAGATTTCAGATAGGATTAAATGACAAAATTTTTTATTTTGATTCAAAAATTAATAGTTTAATGATTCATATTGTAGAAATGGAATTATTAGAGAGTCATTCAAAACTAGAGTTAGAATTAATAAAATCAATTGGTGGTGGTTTTAAAGAAGAGAATTTAAAAAATGTCAAAGGTTAA
- the ccoO gene encoding cytochrome-c oxidase, cbb3-type subunit II, whose protein sequence is MFHWFEQRPFFFAVLVFLFVAFAGIVEVIPDFAKQSRPTVGTKPYSVLELAGRQVYIKDSCNACHSQLIRPFKSETDRYGMYSLSGEYAYDRPFLWGSKRTGPDLMRVGNYRTTDWHENHMYEPSAVVPGSIMPAYKHQFTNKADLDTAYAEAYTVKTVFATPYDQDLNGDGKIDVELGDYATAIAKAKEDAKAIAADMKNEAIKDAVANGQIPEIVALIAYLNSLK, encoded by the coding sequence ATGTTTCATTGGTTTGAACAAAGACCGTTTTTCTTTGCGGTACTAGTATTTTTATTCGTTGCATTTGCGGGTATTGTTGAAGTTATTCCAGATTTTGCAAAACAAAGTAGACCAACTGTTGGTACAAAACCATACAGTGTATTAGAATTAGCAGGTAGACAAGTTTATATAAAAGATTCTTGTAATGCTTGTCACTCACAATTAATTAGACCATTTAAATCAGAGACTGATAGATATGGGATGTATTCATTAAGTGGTGAGTATGCATATGATAGACCATTCTTATGGGGATCAAAAAGAACAGGTCCAGATTTAATGAGAGTTGGAAATTATAGAACTACAGATTGGCATGAAAACCATATGTATGAACCATCAGCTGTTGTTCCTGGAAGTATTATGCCAGCATATAAACATCAATTTACAAATAAAGCTGATTTAGATACAGCATATGCAGAAGCATATACAGTAAAAACAGTGTTTGCAACACCATATGATCAAGATTTAAATGGTGATGGGAAAATTGATGTAGAGTTAGGTGATTATGCTACAGCAATTGCAAAAGCAAAAGAAGATGCAAAAGCTATTGCTGCTGATATGAAAAATGAAGCTATAAAAGATGCTGTTGCAAACGGTCAAATTCCTGAAATAGTTGCATTAATTGCATATTTAAATTCTTTAAAATAG
- a CDS encoding biotin/lipoyl-binding protein, which yields MNKNSKLIKFIKFVITFFIVVIAIFLALKLWHNYMNNPWTRDGRIRADTIMISPDVSGLVEKVYVKDNQLVKKGELIFQIDKKRFLEDVAKYATLFEIQKSEYQMKKKQFDRRFKVNNDVISKEEHETATYQLEIAKANYDKALVELNIAKLNLERSSVKASEDGWVTNLVLKNGDYINKGENSLALIINNSFWIYGYFEEHKIPLIKEGDIANIQPLGTDFIIKGHVESIANGITDRDNDFGKRLLANVNPSFTWVRLAQRIPVRIHIDEVPEGFILRAGVTCTIKIIQNK from the coding sequence ATGAATAAAAATAGTAAATTAATTAAATTTATTAAATTTGTAATTACGTTTTTTATAGTTGTAATTGCAATTTTTTTAGCACTAAAACTTTGGCATAACTATATGAATAATCCATGGACAAGAGATGGACGTATTCGTGCAGATACAATTATGATTTCTCCTGATGTTAGTGGTTTAGTTGAAAAAGTTTATGTAAAAGACAATCAACTTGTAAAAAAAGGTGAGTTGATTTTTCAAATTGATAAAAAAAGATTTTTAGAAGATGTTGCAAAATATGCAACACTTTTTGAAATCCAAAAATCTGAATATCAAATGAAGAAAAAACAGTTTGATAGAAGATTTAAAGTAAATAATGATGTTATTTCAAAAGAAGAACATGAAACTGCTACCTATCAATTAGAAATTGCAAAAGCAAATTATGATAAAGCTTTAGTTGAATTAAATATTGCAAAATTAAATTTAGAGCGTTCAAGTGTAAAAGCTAGTGAAGATGGTTGGGTTACGAATTTAGTTTTAAAAAATGGAGATTATATAAATAAAGGTGAAAATAGTCTAGCTCTAATTATTAATAATTCTTTTTGGATTTATGGATATTTCGAAGAACATAAAATCCCTCTTATAAAAGAGGGTGATATTGCAAATATTCAGCCTCTTGGAACAGATTTTATTATAAAAGGTCATGTGGAAAGTATTGCAAATGGAATAACGGATAGGGATAATGATTTTGGAAAAAGACTTTTAGCAAATGTAAATCCATCTTTTACTTGGGTGAGGTTAGCTCAGAGAATTCCAGTAAGAATTCATATTGATGAAGTTCCAGAGGGGTTTATATTAAGAGCTGGTGTGACTTGTACTATCAAAATAATACAAAATAAATAG
- a CDS encoding PD-(D/E)XK nuclease family protein: MQFKKKLLIFPTSRAIRSFITTQKSTNTLLPFILTIDEFFKKSIVFDNMKYCEEEQRVLFLNEAIKDINIEKLGISNNFTKFLKQSDYIYRFFLELASEKIEISDIQNVDTYDFYFEHLQILQMIKKNYIEILEKNSYVDRINMEKHYRINESFLKKFENAELHFEGYFTKVEFDIVEKISKVVNLNINFYSNTYNQKSLEVFNSLNFDIKLDYKYKIDLTNKLILEEEKIINNLAFVELKGFSSRLNQIAYIKSIITKSVQNGVNPSNIALVLPDENFAVSLQLFDNEGYFNYAMGKSIKNANLYQIAYSIFSYLNEDEIKHLEFLKFFRIDKLFIDKNIRTIWNKKATKENFLVISEFIKSFEKNGDLLEKYDELLYKLNIILFSTNHNILLKDVYKIFLQRLNSITLDDVNSGKVTVLGLLETRAVSFETVIICDFNESFIPKISVKDKFLSTKLKQLSQLPTQTDRESLQKYYYKRLIGSSKNVFISYVNSDTNQISRFANELFNTHIKTDTNDNMYKHILYNNHKINHFEEEIIAKIDLSKITWSATSLRTYLQCKRKFYLQNILKIREHTVSLKPKAYELGEIIHSILEDYYTANENSNELSFEKIEDLFNKYKSTNPFLILDLEIWKKKLYDFYLYEKDRLKNRKIIALEKTFECEFEGIKIRGVIDRIDMNGDTYEVIDYKTSSSLSVDTLKNYEKTDDFQLEFYYLAMSELYKTQRIEAYYYDLNNTSLICEIALDKKLELLCEKFNELKESSKNEISFSKCNDKSNCTYCAYSIICDRE; encoded by the coding sequence ATGCAATTTAAAAAAAAACTTCTAATCTTCCCTACATCAAGGGCGATTAGAAGTTTTATTACTACACAAAAAAGTACAAATACTCTTTTACCTTTTATACTTACAATAGATGAATTTTTTAAAAAATCAATAGTTTTTGATAATATGAAATATTGCGAAGAAGAGCAAAGAGTTCTTTTTTTAAATGAAGCTATTAAAGATATAAATATTGAGAAATTAGGAATTTCAAATAATTTTACAAAATTTTTAAAACAAAGTGATTACATATATAGATTCTTTTTAGAATTAGCAAGTGAAAAAATAGAGATAAGTGATATTCAAAATGTTGATACCTACGATTTTTATTTTGAACATTTACAAATTCTTCAAATGATAAAAAAGAATTACATAGAGATATTAGAAAAAAATTCTTATGTTGATAGAATAAATATGGAAAAACACTATAGAATTAATGAAAGTTTTTTAAAGAAATTTGAAAATGCAGAGTTACATTTCGAAGGATATTTCACAAAAGTTGAGTTTGACATAGTTGAAAAAATATCAAAAGTAGTTAATTTAAACATAAATTTTTATTCAAATACATATAATCAAAAATCTCTTGAAGTTTTTAATAGTTTAAATTTTGATATAAAACTAGATTATAAATATAAAATTGATTTAACAAATAAACTTATTTTAGAAGAAGAAAAGATTATAAATAATTTAGCATTTGTAGAATTAAAAGGTTTTTCTTCAAGACTTAATCAAATTGCATATATTAAAAGTATTATTACAAAATCAGTACAAAATGGAGTAAATCCTTCAAATATTGCTTTAGTATTGCCAGATGAGAATTTTGCCGTTAGCTTGCAACTATTTGATAATGAAGGATATTTTAATTACGCAATGGGTAAAAGTATTAAAAATGCAAACTTATATCAAATTGCATATTCAATATTTTCATATTTAAATGAAGATGAAATAAAACATCTTGAATTTTTGAAGTTTTTTAGAATTGATAAGTTATTCATTGACAAAAATATTAGAACTATTTGGAATAAAAAAGCCACTAAAGAGAATTTTCTAGTTATTTCTGAGTTTATAAAATCTTTTGAAAAAAATGGTGATTTACTTGAAAAATATGATGAATTACTCTATAAGCTAAATATTATATTATTTTCAACTAATCATAATATTTTATTAAAAGATGTTTATAAAATATTTTTACAAAGACTTAATTCAATTACTTTAGATGATGTAAACTCAGGGAAAGTAACAGTTTTAGGACTTCTTGAAACAAGAGCAGTATCTTTTGAAACAGTTATAATTTGTGATTTTAATGAATCTTTTATTCCAAAAATTTCTGTTAAAGATAAGTTTTTATCAACAAAATTAAAACAACTCTCTCAGCTTCCAACACAAACAGATAGAGAATCTTTACAAAAATATTATTATAAAAGATTGATTGGCTCATCAAAAAATGTATTTATATCATATGTTAATTCAGATACAAATCAAATATCAAGATTTGCAAATGAACTATTTAATACTCATATTAAAACGGATACCAATGATAATATGTATAAACATATTCTTTATAATAATCATAAAATCAATCATTTTGAAGAGGAAATAATAGCTAAGATTGATTTATCAAAAATTACTTGGTCTGCAACATCATTACGAACTTATTTACAGTGTAAAAGAAAATTTTATTTACAAAATATTTTAAAAATAAGAGAACACACTGTTTCTTTAAAACCTAAAGCTTATGAATTAGGTGAAATTATTCACTCAATTTTAGAAGATTATTATACTGCTAATGAAAATTCAAATGAACTCTCTTTTGAAAAAATTGAAGATTTATTTAATAAGTATAAAAGTACAAATCCATTTTTGATTTTAGATTTAGAAATATGGAAAAAGAAACTTTATGATTTTTATTTATATGAAAAAGATAGATTAAAAAATAGAAAAATAATTGCTTTAGAAAAAACTTTTGAATGTGAATTTGAGGGAATAAAAATCAGAGGTGTTATTGATAGAATTGATATGAATGGCGATACTTATGAAGTTATAGATTATAAAACTTCTAGTTCATTGAGTGTTGATACTTTGAAAAATTATGAAAAAACAGATGATTTTCAATTAGAATTTTATTATCTTGCAATGAGTGAACTTTATAAAACACAAAGAATTGAAGCTTATTATTATGATTTAAATAATACTTCACTTATTTGTGAAATTGCATTGGATAAAAAACTTGAGTTATTATGTGAAAAGTTTAACGAATTAAAAGAAAGTTCAAAAAATGAAATTTCATTTTCAAAATGCAATGATAAATCTAATTGTACTTATTGTGCATATTCAATAATATGCGATAGAGAATAA